The genomic window TCTCCTGCCCGTAATGATGCAGAAGCTGCGCGAGGGTAAAACGCTACACATCCTGGCCTGGGGCGATAGTGTGACCGTGGGCACCTTCGTGCCCAATCCGGAACGGGAGCGCTGGCAGGAACAATTTGTGATCCGGCTCCGGGAACGCTTCCCGCAGGCTCGCATTGAACTCGTGACGGAGGCCTGGGGTGGTCGCAATACCGCCAGCTACCTTGCCGAGCCGCCGGGTAGCCCGCATAACTACCGGGAAAAAGTGCTGGGCGCAAAACCCGACCTGGTGATCTCCGAATTTGTCAACGATGCCGGGTTGAAACCGGAACAGGTGGAGGAGCGCTATTCACGGTTGCTGGCGGATTTTCGCGCCATCGGCGCCGAGTGGATCATCCTCACACCGCATTATGTGCGCCCGGACTGGATGAACCTCACGCGCGAACGCGAGGTGGATGAGGATCCCCGCCCGTATGTGACCGCCTTGCGCGCGTTTACCGCCAAGCATGGGGTGGCTTTGGGGGATGCCTCATTGCGTTACGGACGTCTCTGGCGGCAGGGAATTCCCCACAGTTCCTTGCTCTTGAACGCCATCAACCATCCCGATCCGCGCGGCATGAAACTGTTCGCGGATAGCTTGCTGGCACTGTTCTGATTGCGGATTGCCGCCCGCGCGTTATTTCTTTTTATCCAACGCCTTTAAAACTTGTTGGAAATCCTCCGGCCAGGGGGCGGTGCAGGTCAGTTTCTCGCCGGTTCTCGGGTGGATAAATTCGAGCAAATGTGCATGTAACATGACGCGCGGAACTTCTATGGCCAGGGCTTCCTCGCAACGGATGAGTTTCCGTTTTCCATAGGTTTCATCGCCCAGCACGGGATACCCCAGATGCTGGAAATGCACGCGTATCTGGTGGGTGCGTCCGGTGTGAATGATTGCTTCCACCAGCGTTGCCCCCGGAAAACGTTGCAGCACGCGATAGCTAGTCCAAGCGTCGCGGCCTTCGCCCTCGTCCGTCACGGCCATGCGTTTGCGGTGCGTGGGGTGGCGGGCGATGGCCGCCCGGATTTCCCCGGCCACGCGCGGCACTTCCCCACCCACAATGGCATGATACACCTTGCGCACAGTGCGTCCGGC from Verrucomicrobiota bacterium includes these protein-coding regions:
- a CDS encoding SGNH/GDSL hydrolase family protein, giving the protein LLPVMMQKLREGKTLHILAWGDSVTVGTFVPNPERERWQEQFVIRLRERFPQARIELVTEAWGGRNTASYLAEPPGSPHNYREKVLGAKPDLVISEFVNDAGLKPEQVEERYSRLLADFRAIGAEWIILTPHYVRPDWMNLTREREVDEDPRPYVTALRAFTAKHGVALGDASLRYGRLWRQGIPHSSLLLNAINHPDPRGMKLFADSLLALF